CCACCATAGTAACCAATCTGTGCTTTTGTGGCGCTAACACCTAAAAGATCGTGGATTGCTGGGTACATTACAATGTTGTAAAGCATTGCATCCATTCCGTCGAAAACCCATCCTAACCAGGCAGCAATAAGAACGAGATACAGGTAACTGCTTTTTTGTTCTAATACCTTTTCCATATTTTCCCCCTTATCATGTAAGAATTTTTTATGACATCTAAATTATATATTTAAGAGAGAGGTTTATAAAATAAGATAAATTTATATCATATATAAAGGTGACTTAATTGGAAAAAAAATAATTTTATTTGGTTGTCAATGTAATTTTTGTAACTTTTTTGAAACAAATTTTATTAGACCTTTAAAAAACACTTGCAAAACGTAATATTTTGTGGTTAAATATTATGTGTTGACGCGGGGTAGAGCAGTTTGGAAGCTCGTCGGGCTCATAACCCGAAGGTCGGAGGTTCAAATCCTCCCCCCGCAACCAGGAACTTGTGTTTTCTTCTTGCTTTTTTGTTTAGATTCTTAATCTCAATTTCTCCTCGCTTAGAAAATCGAAATCCGAGACATTGGTTTCCATTTTAACAAGCTTTCATTAAAATAACTATTGACATCGTGACTAAATAGTCATAAAGTTATAGGAAGAATTTAATCTTTTTGGAGGTTTCTTAATGAAACGTATTGTTCTTTTGTGTTTTGTATTGGTTTTTGTGGTAATGGTTAAGCCATCTTTTGCAGATGACAAGGTTTTAGCTACTGTTAATGGGACGAGTATTACCCAGAGCCAGGTGGACGCAATTTATAACAATTTGCCGCCTAACGTGGACAAAACCAATCCAGATCTTAAAAAGGAGATCTTGAATCGTTTGATTGAAAATCTCGTGTTACTCGATGAGGCAAAGAAAGAGGGTTTAGAAAACGATCCAAAGGTAATTGAGGCTATTAATAACGCAAAAAATGAAATTTTGATTAACTATCTTTTACAAAAGCACTTCGCAGGTCAAAACTTTGACGTAACCGATGCAGACGTTACAAACTTTTACAATCAAAACTCAGATAAATTTAAGGATAAAAATGGCAACTTGGTTCCAATAGATAAGGTTAAAGATTATGTGAAGCAGTATCTAATCAGCCAAAAAGAACAACAGGCAATACAAGCTTATGTGGATTCCTTGAAAAAACAAGATAATATAGTAATAAATCAATAATCTATTCAAGAGCAAAGAAATACAATCCCACAGTTGAATAAAGTACTGTGGGATTTTTGCTATAATAATAAATTATGATATTTTTAATTACTTTATCAAATAATTTGGCAGAAGCGAGGTGAATTCGTATGGATCTTATTAATTACCTGCTTCACAGCCATATAGAGCTTACAGTTCCTATGATAATTCTCTTTTCTTTTGTTCTTGGAGTGATTCATGGCTATACTCCGGATGAACATACTTGGCCAATTACCTTTAGTTATGCTGTTGGGAGTTATTCAGCTAGAAAGGGACTAATCATAGGCTTTGCCTTTTCCCTTGCCTTTACGGTTCAAAGGGCACTTGCAAGCGAGCTTGCCAACCTCGCTCTCTTTCCTCTGACATCCTCAGACCTATTTGAATATGGAACATACGTTCTGGTTGGACTTGCTATGATGTTTGGTGGATTTTATGTATTTAAGACTAACAATGTATTTCACCTTCACTTTGGCAAGATTGACAGCGATCACCACAGAATGGCAGTTAGTGGCAAAATAGATAGAGAACACAAACTTTCTGTAAGGATAGCCTTGCTTCATGGTTTTATTGCAGGATGGGGATTTGGAGCTTTTGCTTTAGTATTATATACCGTGCTAGCCCCCCAGATGCCATCTCATCTTTTGGGCTGGGTTCCAGGGGCATTTTTTGGACTTGGCACCATGATCACGCAAGTTATACTGGGTGCATTTTTTGGTTTTATCACGACAAAAATTGGTTTTCCAATAGAGGTGGCACGTTTTGCAGCGCAAAGAACTGCAGCTAGAACTTTGATCTTTGGCGGTGCAGCTTTTTTTGTAGTAGGTTTTTTAGGACTTTTTGATATGGTATACAATCCACCATTTCTAAACGTGACAAAATATGATCTGGGATTTGTGCTGGTTGTGTTTTCTGTTTTTGTAGTAGGTTTATTGAGTCTGTTTTATGAGTATTACTACTACAAAATTCGTTATAGATAATTTTTTATATTAAAAAATTAAACTTCGGGAGGACTTTATGGTTAAGAAATTTGATACTTTAGAAAGAGTAAAGCGCCTTGATCCTATTGGAGGCAAGGGAGAACTTGAGAGCATTGCCCTTTTGAGTCTTGAAGAGTTCAAAGGAAAGGGAAGAATGTTTGCTCACAATTTTTTGAAGCCAGGGTCTACTATAGGCCTTCACACTCACAAGGGAGATTTTGAGATATATTACATATTAAACGGAGAAGGAATTTTTGTAGACAATGATAAAGAAGTTCAGGTTTCAAAAGGAGACGTTTTGATTACTTACGATGGAGAAAGTCATTCTTTAAAGAATACTGGCGATAAGGACATAGAGTTTTTAGCCTGTATTATTTATACTTAGGGGGATTTTATGGACAAAATACATCCAAGAGCAATAGAACAAAGAGATGGAAGCTGGGCCATAAAATTAAAGTCGACGAGTGGACTTGTTACGCCTGAATATTTGGAAGAGGTTGCAAGAGTTGCAAAGAAATACAACGTTCGCCAGTTAAAGATCTTGACTGGCCAAAGGTTCTTTTTGATTGGAATTAAGGCCGAAGACGTAAACAAGATCTTAGAAGAGATATCAAAAGATATGGGATTTAACGTTGAGCCTTCACTTCACTACGTTCAGGCATGTGTTGGCAATACTACTTGCAAGTATGGAACCCTTGACAGTTTGAGCCTTGGGAAAAAGATAGAAGAACTTGTATATTTTGAAAAGGTTCCTGCAAAATTGAAAATTGGAGTATCGGGATGCACCTTAAACTGTGCAGAGGCTTTTGTGAGAGATATAGGAGTCTTTTCAGGGGGAAAGGGATGGGTTTTAGTGATTGGGGGAAATTCTGGGAGGAAACCAAGAATTGGAGACATTGTAGCTGATGAGCTTGATGACGATCAAGTTCTTGACATCATAAAGAAATTTCTAAAGCTATACAAAGAAAAGGGAGATTATAGGGTTGAGGGAAGATATGGCATGAGCGAGAGAGTTGCAAGATTCGTTGAGAGATTGGGGATTGATGCCATCAAAAATGAGATTTTAGCGTAGATTTTTTCTAAAAGCTACCCCTCTCAAAATTCAACGAGGGGTAGCTTTTACTTTTCAACGCTTACAAGCGTAGTGTTCTTCAGATTAAATCCTGTGCTAAATTCTGAGAATAGCCAATTTCTAATCCCCTTTAGTTTTCTATTTCCTAGTACTATGTTAGAGGCGTTCAATTGTTTTGCAAGTTCTGATATTCTCTCCGAAGGCCTGCCAACCTTTACTACCTTTATTGCATCTACGTTATTTTTCTTTGCAATATCAATTGCCTCTTCGAGCATTCTTTCTGCCTTATATACCAAAGCTGCTTCAGCTGCAGGGTTAAAAACACCAAGATCTTCGGATCTATTGATAACGTGACATATTACAAGCTTTGCTCCTTCATCCTTGGCAAGATCTATAGCCATTTTCAGAACGCTTCTATCAGACATTACGTCTCTTATAGCTGCAAGAATAGTCTTTGACATTTTGAGCCCCTCCTTAGTCTTTTATATGCTTAATTCTAATCTTGCTATAAAGCCTTTGAAAGTCAGGAATAAATACTCTTTATGTAAGGACAATTGCTTATTGGGTAAAGAAAAAAGGATTACATATATCTTTTTATACTCTCGCTTTTTAATCAATATAAATTTGTAGTACAATTAATCGTATTAATCTATTAGGGGAGCGCTAATTTATGGGTAGACTTATTTCTTTGTTTTTAATTTTAGCTATATTTTTATCTCTTACATGTCGTATTTCTTCTGCTGACGAAAAAGATATTTTTGACAGGCTCTCTCTTTATTTGCCACTAAATAAGATTCTTGAAATATATCCAATTGAAGAAAGAGATGGCAGTAAATATTGGATTGTAGCTTCTGTTGATGAAAATAACCATCTTGACCTGGATCTTTTTACTACTGTGGGTGACGGAATAATATTTAAGAGCTTAGACCACAAAGTTTTGGACTATCAAAATCCAAATTTTAAGCTCTTTTCTCTTGGGAAAGACAATCCTGATGCCTTGTTAGTATGGGACAGAGAGGGAAGCGGGGCATTTTTAAGTTATGAGGTATTCATGGTAAAGGATGATGAGCTATATATTCCGGAAAAGGGAAGCTCTTTTTATCAAGGAGATATTAAGACATTTGATGGAGGATACGAACTTACCTCTTCTGATAAGAGGTGGTTTTTCGTTTGGGACGGCGAAAAGTTTGAAAAAAATATAGAGGGCGATTTTCTTAGCTATCCTGACAACTTTGTTTCAAATGATAACTCACTTGATGAAAATACCCAACTAGTAACGTATAGGGTTGAGAAAGACGAAATATCGTGGCTTTCAAGTGATAATGTGGATCTTAAGGTTGGCCAGAAACTGCTTTTGAGAAGGCTTAATCCCTTAGAAGATGCCACTTGTAGAATTGTTTTTAGTTCAGGAAACATCTCCTACGAGGGCAATGGCCTCTTCCTGGCGAAAAAGCAAGGAAAAGCCATTATAACCCTCGTCCCAGGAGGATATGATTGGAGCAAAGCTAAAACTCTAAGTGTTACTATTTCAGCTTCTTAGCAAGCCAACTGATGTTGTGAGCAAGGTCTATCATGGTTTTTATGCCTTCTTCATCCTTTTCTACTTCTCCCTTGTTTCTGCCAATGCCAATGTTCCAGTAACTGGATCCAACCACAATCATCTGCTCAATTAGGAAAAAGTGATTGACGCTATCAAATCCGTGGATTCCTCCGGCCCTTCTGTTTACTATTACAGCAGCGCCTATCTTTCTCTTTAAAAGAAAGTCGTTAGCTCTGGCTACCATCCCAGCCCTGTCTATCAGACACTTTAGCTCTGGGGTGATATCTGCAAAGTATATGGGAGAGCCAAGAAGTATGATGTCAGAGTTGACCATCTTCTCAAAACACTCGTTGAATATGTCATCGTCTACCGCACAGCGTTTGTCTTTGTTGGAAATACACTTATAGCATGCTGTACATCCGTGAATCTTTTTCCCTGCCATCTGATAAAGTTCCTTTTCAATTCCATCCTTTTCTAACTCGCTCAAAACTTTGTTAAGCATTATTGCGGTATTAGAGTCTTTTCTTGCGCTTGCATTGATAGCTAATGCCTTCATAATTTTCCCTCCTAAGTAAGTTATTGATATTTTTCTTTAGCAAGCCAGGCGATATTGTGAGCTAAATCGATCATCGTCTTCACGCCTTCTTCGTCTATCTCCTCTTCTGAAACGCTAACTGCTTCTGAGCCTCTTCCTACGCCTATATTTAAGTAATTTGAACCGACGACAATCATCTGTTCTACCAAAAAGAAGTGATTAATCGAATCAAGACCGTGGATTGCTCCTGCTCTCCTGTATCTTACTACTACTCCTGCCCCAATTTTTCTTCTTAAAAGATATTTGTTTGCAATTGAGACCATTCCACACCTTTCCATAAATGCAATAAGTTTTGGTGTGATGTCTACCAGATATACTGGAGAACCAAGGATGATAATGTCTGACTCTATCAATTTTTCAATATATTGATTTAGATTGTCGTCCTTTATAACACACTTTTTATCTTTATTTTTAAAGCATTTATAGCAGGCAGTGCAGGGTTTTATTTCTTCGTCGGCAAGTTCTATAAGCTCTGTTTGTATCTTTTCTCTATCTAACTCTTCTAAAACTGTTTTTAGCATAAAAGCAGTATTTCCACCTTTTTTTGCACTTCCACTAAAAGCTATAGCCTTCATCACTTGCTCCTTTCTAAAAATTTACAATATAGTGTATTATTTTATTATAATTTATTTTTAGCACAATTATCTTTGGAGGTAATTAATGAACGATATATATCCGTCCAAAAAGGATGACAGTAACTTAAAAGAAGTTGAAGATTTTCAGTATGAAGATGAATATGGCAGGCTGAAATTTAAATACATAGTAGTAAATAGACTAAACGGAAGGATAAAGCTCTTTTTCTTTGAACTTTTAATTTTATTTTTTTTGCCGCTTGTATTGAGTATGCTTTTAATTATAAAAGGTAATTTTTTAATTGTTTTTTGGGCGTGGTCAATTTTGACATCGTTTGTAATTTTTTTAGCAAACAAATATTACAAGATAAGCAAGTTTTTTACAATTGCTCTTTTTTCAATTTTTTATTTTACAATCTCTCTTTTTTCAATTTTTTATCTTGTATTTAGCTCCTTTTTTTACCTGATAACCAGCCTTATAACTTTGTTTTTTAAATAGTTTTAATAGCCAATAATTAGTAAGCCGTTTAGATTGATATTTTGTTTTGAGCTGTACAAAACGTCTAAAAATTCTTTTATCTTTAAAAATTGTGACGGATTAGATGGTTTGTTTGGCAGAGCCATTATTAGATATTCTACTGCCGGGATAATGGATGATTGAAGAAGGACTCTATAGCACCTGTTTATTGACTTGTTGTCATTCCCGCTTATATCTATAACGCACTTGTAATCTTTTTGATAGGATTCAGCAAAAAAGGATAACTCAGGCTTTCCATTGAGGCCGTAGTAAACAGGAAGTTCTATTTCTCCTTCGCTATTTCTACTATCTATTTTTATTTCGAAACCGAGTTCTTTTAATTCGTTTTCTATTATGGAAAAGATGTTTTGACGTGTAAGGCTATTTTTTGATGAATCTATTTTTTCTTCGTTAAATACAAAGGCTTGCAATACCTGATCTACAAATTCTGGTAAATTTGAGAACTTTGGATAATATTGCCAGTTTATCAAACCAAATCGCCTCCTGTAATCTTTTTGCAAATTATAACAAAAATTACTGATAATAGAAATGGCCGATAGTCTGATAGAAACGACTAATTCTTGAAAATTTGGATTTATTTTGATATTCTACTCTTAATGTATAAATTTATACTTTCTCTTATTTTTATTTTTCTCTTCGCTTCCCTGGGGCAAATTTGTGCCTTTGACAAAGACCTTTATGTGGTAAGCTATCCTAATAATTTTGCAGGCGAGGCCTTAAAAAACAACGACGGCCTCTTTATGCTAGCAAATAACATAAAGCTGGTTACCAAAAAGAACTTTTTGATAAACCCGAAAGAGAAAAGAGTTTATATCTTTGACGTAAAGTTTACTTTGCCTGACAAAGAGGTAGTTTCTCTTGAGTCGGTGAACTTTCCACTAAAGAGTATTAATAAAAATTATTATGTAGACCTTAATTCGCTTTCAAATCTGTTTGGTTTTGATATATTGGACGAAAATGATTATTATCTTTTAAAGCAGGGCAAGGAATTAGGAGTGCCCTTTCAGAAAGAGAAGCCCAAAGGCATTGTTGGTCTGGGATTTAGCACAGCTAAAGACTTTTCTGACATTAGAAAAATTGACTTGAATTCAGATGTCAATACCATCTCTTTCACCTGGTTTTCTCTGGAAGACAGCTTTGGAAATTTTAGCAATAACGCTGATATTGGAGTAGTAGACTATCTTCATGAAAAGGGTTATAAGGTGTGGGGGTTATTTAACAACAGATTTAATCCTGATCTAACCCATAAGCTGTTAGAAAATAAATATAGCATAGAGAATGCAATTAATCAGATCGTCATGTACGCTATTGTATATCATCTGGATGGGGTAAATATTGATTTTGAAAATTTTAGCGACCTTGATAAAACTAAATTTAATTATTTTGTAAAAAAGTTATCTGAAAAATTAAAGAAAACAAACATTCTTTTGTCTGTGGACGTAACAGTCCCAGATAACAACTCCTCCTGGTCTTTGTGCTATGACAGAAAAACGATTTCAGAACTAAGTGACTACCTCGTTTTGATGACGTATGACGAGTTTACTAAAGGTTCTGAGAGAGCAGGTCCTACAGCATCTCTTTTTTGGGTAGAAAAGGGATTAAAAAATACTTTGAAAGAAGTAGAGCCTACTAAAGTATTGCTGGGCATACCGTTTTATACAAGAGAATGGATAGAAGAACCATCAGGAAAGATAGTAGGCGTTAAAGCGCTTGACAACAAGGATTTGAAAGGATTTATTGAAGAAAACAAACTTAGTCCGCAATTTGACAAAAAGTATGGTCTTTATCATGTTAGCTTTTACAGGTATAATTTAAAGCATGAAGTTTGGTTTGACAACAGTGAAACTATGTCAAACAAGCTTGAGCTTATTAAGAAATATAAACTGGGTGGGTTTGCAATATGGAAACTGGAGTCAGCAGGGGACTCTAGCTGGATCTCTTTTTCTAACGCCTTTGGGGACAAATTATTAATAAATATAGGAGGAACAAAAAATGGAGAATAGCGATCTTGAATATATGGAAAACTTTGAAAGCGATTTTGGCTCTTATATTGTAGACAATGAGGAAAATGAGGTTAAGGTCTGGCTGCTTGATTCTGACAGGGAAGAGGATCCAGATATTAGCATCTTTTACGAGTTAAGCGATGAAAATGAGCCCTGGATTACCGAAGTTAGCTTCTCTTTTCTCCCTCAAGTTCTTGACTTTGTGGGAATTTGGCGAGATAGGTATTTTGATGAGCTGGACGCATATTCTGAAGACGAGTTTGACGAAAGCTATGGCAATCTGATGGTAAATCTTGAAATAATTCAGGACCTCTTGTCTGAACCATCAGAGTGGAGCGATAACTGGTACGAAGAAATAGATATAGACTAGCCCTGACTCTTTCTCTCTAGATTAATATATCTTATCCAACATATGGACTTTCTTTATGATATAATTTCTAATTATGGGAGGAAAAAGATTTCTTAGGGTCTTTTTATTGGTTTATAACCTTGTCTGTGCGCTGTGGGGAGTTTCATTTTTTCTTTTGTTTAGTAGGCTTGACAGAGTTATAGATAACTCTTCATTTCACAGATTTAGGTATTTTCTTCACCAATTGCCGCCAATAAGTTTGATAATCTTAGCGATATGTATAACCATATACATCCTTGAGAGAGTTCGCATAATGTTTTTTGAAAAAGAAACAAGGGATTTTGTGATCAATAAAAAGGATCACAAGTTTTTAAAAATTCTTCACTATTTTTTTATAATTTTTACCTTGTTGTTATTATCTTTTGATATATATGATATACTTACCAGCAAACTTGCCTGGCACACTATATTTAACATGATTGACTCTCCTTCTATGATACTTCTCTCACTGTTAGTTAGCTTTTTTGTTCTTAGATGGTTGGAATCTCAAAGCATAAAGGCGGTATATGAGGAGGCATCTGGTAACAGCGAGATTTTTAAAAATCTAATGCTTGTGAGAAGGGGACAGGATCTTGCAAGGGCATACTTTAACCTGGGAAACATATACTTTGAGAACAAAAACTTTTCAAAGGCGCTTAAATACTTTAAAAAGGCTTATAAGCTTGGGAATAAAGCTGCCTTGAGCAAGATTAAAGAATTAAATATTTAGACCAAATGCACTTGTCTAACAAGAGAAGAAATAGATAGTGAATTTTTATCCAAAATCTGAATTAGCTTTTATTTGCTAAGTTAGCATTGCTTTTTCTTAAAAAAACATGAACGAAATTTCTAATAAGTTTATAACAAGTTCTCAAAACTCCTCTAATGATAATTGTCTATGCTTATTTTAGTTAAATCAATTTCAGGAAGAGGAGGATTAAACAAATGGGCGAAAACTTGAAATCTGAAAGTGAATCTTTTGCTAAAAGGATTTTTAACAAAGTTCCAGAAGTTACTATCTTTTTTTGGATTATTAAGATTCTGTGCACTACGGTAGGGGAGACTGCTGCAGATTTTCTGAACGTTCATATGGGCTTTGGCCTTACAAAGACAAGCATCGTAATGAGTGCCTTGCTTTTAGTTTTTCTATACTTTCAGTTCAAGGCGAGAGAATACGTGCCAAAAATATATTGGATGGTTGTCGTCTTAATAAGCGTAGTGGGCACGCTCATAACAGACAATTTGAGCGACAATTTAGGTGTTCCTTTAGAGATCAGCACATTTGTATTCACCATATTGCTAATCGCGACATTTTTAATCTGGTATTACAAAGAAAGGACTTTGTCTATTCACAGCATATTTACTATAAGGCGTGAAGCATTTTATTGGCTAGCAATTCTTTTTACATTTTCTTTAGGAACAGCTGCAGGAGATCTGATAGCTGAGACTTTAAAGCTGGGTTATTTTCTATCTGCAATAATGTTTGGTTCAATGATTGCAATTATTACTTTGCTGTATTATAAGTTTAACTTAAATTCAGTGTTAGCGTTTTGGTTGGCATACATATTAACCAGGCCACTTGGTGCGACTATAGGAGATTTGATGTCTCAAGCTAAAAATTTAGGCGGACTTGGGCTGGGTACTGTAACGACAAGTGCAATATTTTTAACGCTTATCCTAATGCTGGTTATTTACCTTGCGAAAACGGGAATTGATAAAAAAGTAGTTCCTGCAGAAGAGGTAACATTTGAAGAATTTATTGCGACTGAAGAGGCTATGGAAAGAGAAGAAATATAACAACACCTGGTTTCAGGTTTGACATAAATGAAGTGGCCAGTTAATATCTGGTCACTTCTTGATTTTAACGCTCATGGCGATCGTAAATTTTCTTTTTAAATACCTTTGTATATTTGAAACCTTTGCGAAAATGACGTCAGGTTCTAACATAGATTCTGCCATTGAGTATATTTTGTTCTTGAGACCTTCTTGCTATTTTTAGGTTATCATATTCTTTGAGCGTTCTGAGAAAAAATTCATTGTAAACACTATCATTTATCACCCTCTTTTTAATACCTACATCTTTATTATTGGCGATGCAAAATTTAAGATAACTATGTCGGTATCCCTATCTGTAATTTCAGTTATACCGCTCTTGATCTTATTTAGAGATTTGAAATCAGGCATGCTACTAAAAAGGATTGCAAAGTCTATATCGCTTTCATCTGTGAGTCTATTTTCGATAAATAAACCAAAGATAAATGGCAGCAAAACTTCATCAATTTTGCTGAGAAATTCTTCTATTTTCACAATCGACTCTTCAATATTCATAAAATTTATTTTAGCCCAGTAAATTACAAGGCTTATGAAGTATATCGATATGAGTATCAAGTTTCAATATTTAGTGTACGAAATAATCAAAGAGCATCTTAGCAGCTACCATGTATAAGACTATTCCTATCATAACCTTTACTGTTTTGTTGCTAAGCTTGTATTTCATAAGATACGATCCAAAGAGAGCTCCTAATATAGCAGCTATGATAGTGCTGAAAAGTAGCTTTATGTCAAGGCCACCTATGGCTAATTTTCCCAAAAATCCTCCAAAAGATGAGAAGAGCACTATAAAGGATGTGGTGGCTGCGGCAAACCTTGCAGGGACTCCT
Above is a genomic segment from Thermodesulfobium narugense DSM 14796 containing:
- a CDS encoding SurA N-terminal domain-containing protein, whose product is MKRIVLLCFVLVFVVMVKPSFADDKVLATVNGTSITQSQVDAIYNNLPPNVDKTNPDLKKEILNRLIENLVLLDEAKKEGLENDPKVIEAINNAKNEILINYLLQKHFAGQNFDVTDADVTNFYNQNSDKFKDKNGNLVPIDKVKDYVKQYLISQKEQQAIQAYVDSLKKQDNIVINQ
- a CDS encoding cupin domain-containing protein yields the protein MVKKFDTLERVKRLDPIGGKGELESIALLSLEEFKGKGRMFAHNFLKPGSTIGLHTHKGDFEIYYILNGEGIFVDNDKEVQVSKGDVLITYDGESHSLKNTGDKDIEFLACIIYT
- a CDS encoding nitrite/sulfite reductase domain-containing protein, with protein sequence MDKIHPRAIEQRDGSWAIKLKSTSGLVTPEYLEEVARVAKKYNVRQLKILTGQRFFLIGIKAEDVNKILEEISKDMGFNVEPSLHYVQACVGNTTCKYGTLDSLSLGKKIEELVYFEKVPAKLKIGVSGCTLNCAEAFVRDIGVFSGGKGWVLVIGGNSGRKPRIGDIVADELDDDQVLDIIKKFLKLYKEKGDYRVEGRYGMSERVARFVERLGIDAIKNEILA
- a CDS encoding universal stress protein; its protein translation is MSKTILAAIRDVMSDRSVLKMAIDLAKDEGAKLVICHVINRSEDLGVFNPAAEAALVYKAERMLEEAIDIAKKNNVDAIKVVKVGRPSERISELAKQLNASNIVLGNRKLKGIRNWLFSEFSTGFNLKNTTLVSVEK
- a CDS encoding flavodoxin family protein, encoding MKALAINASARKDSNTAIMLNKVLSELEKDGIEKELYQMAGKKIHGCTACYKCISNKDKRCAVDDDIFNECFEKMVNSDIILLGSPIYFADITPELKCLIDRAGMVARANDFLLKRKIGAAVIVNRRAGGIHGFDSVNHFFLIEQMIVVGSSYWNIGIGRNKGEVEKDEEGIKTMIDLAHNISWLAKKLK
- a CDS encoding flavodoxin family protein; this translates as MKAIAFSGSAKKGGNTAFMLKTVLEELDREKIQTELIELADEEIKPCTACYKCFKNKDKKCVIKDDNLNQYIEKLIESDIIILGSPVYLVDITPKLIAFMERCGMVSIANKYLLRRKIGAGVVVRYRRAGAIHGLDSINHFFLVEQMIVVGSNYLNIGVGRGSEAVSVSEEEIDEEGVKTMIDLAHNIAWLAKEKYQ
- a CDS encoding glycosyl hydrolase family 18 protein → MKIWIYFDILLLMYKFILSLIFIFLFASLGQICAFDKDLYVVSYPNNFAGEALKNNDGLFMLANNIKLVTKKNFLINPKEKRVYIFDVKFTLPDKEVVSLESVNFPLKSINKNYYVDLNSLSNLFGFDILDENDYYLLKQGKELGVPFQKEKPKGIVGLGFSTAKDFSDIRKIDLNSDVNTISFTWFSLEDSFGNFSNNADIGVVDYLHEKGYKVWGLFNNRFNPDLTHKLLENKYSIENAINQIVMYAIVYHLDGVNIDFENFSDLDKTKFNYFVKKLSEKLKKTNILLSVDVTVPDNNSSWSLCYDRKTISELSDYLVLMTYDEFTKGSERAGPTASLFWVEKGLKNTLKEVEPTKVLLGIPFYTREWIEEPSGKIVGVKALDNKDLKGFIEENKLSPQFDKKYGLYHVSFYRYNLKHEVWFDNSETMSNKLELIKKYKLGGFAIWKLESAGDSSWISFSNAFGDKLLINIGGTKNGE
- a CDS encoding tetratricopeptide repeat protein, which encodes MFSRLDRVIDNSSFHRFRYFLHQLPPISLIILAICITIYILERVRIMFFEKETRDFVINKKDHKFLKILHYFFIIFTLLLLSFDIYDILTSKLAWHTIFNMIDSPSMILLSLLVSFFVLRWLESQSIKAVYEEASGNSEIFKNLMLVRRGQDLARAYFNLGNIYFENKNFSKALKYFKKAYKLGNKAALSKIKELNI
- a CDS encoding COG4705 family protein; this translates as MGENLKSESESFAKRIFNKVPEVTIFFWIIKILCTTVGETAADFLNVHMGFGLTKTSIVMSALLLVFLYFQFKAREYVPKIYWMVVVLISVVGTLITDNLSDNLGVPLEISTFVFTILLIATFLIWYYKERTLSIHSIFTIRREAFYWLAILFTFSLGTAAGDLIAETLKLGYFLSAIMFGSMIAIITLLYYKFNLNSVLAFWLAYILTRPLGATIGDLMSQAKNLGGLGLGTVTTSAIFLTLILMLVIYLAKTGIDKKVVPAEEVTFEEFIATEEAMEREEI
- a CDS encoding nucleotidyltransferase domain-containing protein: MNIEESIVKIEEFLSKIDEVLLPFIFGLFIENRLTDESDIDFAILFSSMPDFKSLNKIKSGITEITDRDTDIVILNFASPIIKM